The following DNA comes from Alienimonas californiensis.
CCCGCGGGGCCTGCGTCGCCCCGGATCGACGTCGCCCGGCGTGCATCTCCCCGTCCCGCCGCAGCCAAGCCCGCGCCTCGTGGGCGACCGGGCCGCCTTCGAGGTTGAAAGCGATTGACGTTTCACGCCGGTCGGCTCCCGGAGAATCAAGTTCAGGACGCTCCTGTCGGACTGCCTCGACCAGTCGACGAAGGTCCGGTCCTCCGGCGATTGAGCCCCACCCGTCCGGCGGCAGTTGTCCGTGTTCCGCTGCGGCTGCGATCTGACGCTGGGCCGACGCAGCCTCCGTATGGGCGGCCACGAGGTAGTTCTCCCACCCCGCTGCGTCCCGCTGATTTCCCTCGGCGTCGGAATATTCCTCCCCAGGCACCCGCCCCGTCCGCCGAACGGCGGCGAGCTCCATGTCGCACCACTCGAGCCGCAAGGCGATTCTTTCCTGAGCCCTCTCGAAGGCGGCCGCAACCTTCGGATCTGCCGGGCCGGCGGCGTCCAACCCGGCCCGCCACTCGCAAAACGCCGCGTAGGCCGCCCGCTCGGCCTCGCGATCCGACCGGCAGCGGCACCGGTCGGACTGCCAGAGGCGCCCCTTGTAGATCTTCCGCCAACGGCCTCCGCCGCCCGCTCTCGGGTTCCAGGTGAGTCGCGTTTTGTTCCTCGGCATGCCGGAGTGGCTGGGTACGATTTCTGGGTACGTTTTACCGCGAAGCGGGCGGAGAATCGTACCCAGGCGCCTCCTGGAATGTCTACTACGTAGGCGTCTCGCCCCCGGAGCGTCGGTCTACGGAACCGAAGGTTGCAGGTTCGAATCCTGCGGGGCGTAGTTGTTGTAAGTCCCGCCGAAGACGCCTGTTGCGTCTACCAGCCTCCCGGGGCTGAGCGGCCTCACCCGCCCGCGGAAGTGGTAGTCCTACCACTTTTGCGAGCCGGAAAGGCCCGCTCCCGATGCCCCGCCGCCCCTCCAAGCCACCGTCGTACCGGCTGCACAAGCCCTCCGGCCAGGCCCGCGTGATCCTCGCGGGCAAGCACCACTACCTCGGTGCCTTCGGGGCGCCGGAGTCGAAGGAGGCCTACGCCCGGCTGATCGCCGAGCGGTTTCTCGCCCCCGGCCCCGCCGCCGACTGTTCTAATGCCCCTGACACCCCTGACAGCGGGGTCGCGACCGGGGCGGCGTCAGGGGTGTCAGGGGGTGTTTCGCAGTCGCCGGTCCCGCGGCGGCGGAGCGTGAACGACCTGATGGTCGCCTACCTCGACCACGCCGAGGGGTACTACGCCCGTGACGGCGAGCCGACGCAGGAGCTGACGGACGTGAAGGCGTCGCTGAAGCCGCTCCGACTGCTCTACGGCCGCACGCCGGCCGACGAGTTCGGCCCCAAGAAGTTGAAGGCGGTGCGGGACCACATGGTCGCGGTGCAGGGCCTGTCGCGGAAGGTGACGAACGCCCGCGTCAATCGGATCCGCCGGTTCTTCAAGTGGTGCGCCAGCGAGGAGTTGGTCCCCTCCTCCGTCTTCCACGGCCTGCAGTCGGTGGACGGACTGCGGATGGGGCGGACCGCCGCCCGCGAGACCGCCCCGGTCAAGCCGGTCCCCGACGCCGACGTCGAGGCGACGCTGCCGTTCCTCTCCCCGCCGGTCGCCGCGATGGTGAAGGTGCAGCGGCTAACCGGGATGCGGCCGGGCGAGGTGGTGCAGATGAAGCCGGGCGACGTCGACCGCAACGGCGAGGTGTGGGTGTACCGCCCGGAGTGCCACAAGAACGAATGGCGGGGGCAGGAGCGGACGGTCCCGCTCGGTCCGAAAGCGCAGGCGGTCTTCGCCCCGTTCCTCGACGGCCGGCCCGACGACAAGCCGCTGTTCTCGCCGAAGGAGGCGGAACAGTGGCGGTACGCGGAGAGCCCGCCGTACGCCGGCCGGGAGCGCGCCACGGAGCGGTACCCGAGCGAGACGCGCCGCCTCGCCGCCGCCAAGGCAGCCCGCCGCAAGCAGAAGCGGAAGCCGGAGCGGAAGGCCCGGGACCACTACGACCGCGACAGCTACCGCCGGGCGGTCACGTACGGGATCGAGAAAGCGGCGAGGGCGGGCGTGGCGATTGACAGCTGGAGCCCCGCCCGGCTCCGTCACGCGAAGGCGACGGAAGTGAGGGCCGCTGCCGGCTTGGAGGCCGCCCAGGCCGCCCTCGGCCACAAGCGGGCGGACGTGACGCAGATCTACGCCGAGCGGAACTTGTCCGCGGCGGTGGAACTGGCGAAGGCGAGCGGATAGATCGCCGGTTGCCTTGAACCCACACCGAGGGAAGTCGTGCCCACGCCCGCCGAAATTGCCGAAGCCGACTTCGCGAACCTGGCACCGGGGACCGTCGCGCGACTGATCCCGGAGCCCCGTCCCCCGCAAGACCTTTTCAAGTACCCGCCCGACCTGCGGTGGGAACTGGTCCGCCGACACCCCGTCTACCAGTGGGGTTGGGCGAGGGCGAAGCGAGAGCTGGAGCGGGACGATTTCGGCCCCTGGCCGGATCAAGAGGCCGACGAGCGGCTGGCCGACTGGTCCGCCTTGGTGGCCCTCGGCCGGATCGGGTGGGACGGCGACGTGCTCGGCCCCCCGGTCAGTCCGGCGCACCAAGGTTTTGAGATCGCCGAAGTTCAGGACAACCGCGGGGACGCCAGATCGTTCCCGCATTGGGGCCAGATTCTTCAAACGGCTCTATTTCAACTCAGTGCTCCCGACCGCCTGCACGCCGGCCTCGCGTTCATCAATTCTGCCCTCGGGGAGAACATGTCCGGCATTCCCGGGGCAATGCGTCTGCTCGACGAGCGCAGCTCCCGGCCGGGCAGCACGCTCGGGCGTGAATTGAGCAACACGTTCGTCGCCGTACCGGCGGGCGTGGTGCCGGCGGCGGCGGCGAACCAAGTGAAGGTCGCCCACGAGATTCTGCGGGAACGTCTTGGCTTCAACACTGTACCGCGGGTGAGGGAGGATAAACTAGATTCGCAGCTGGAAGTGTGGGACCTTCACGGCGGCTTCGCCCACGGCGGTAGGTCTATCGACGGCGACGGAAAAGGTTTGCCAGACGAGAGCTTGAGTCGCTACAGCGTGGGCTACATCCCGCCGTCGCGGAACGGTTGGGCGAGAAGGAGCAGACGGTCCGCAGCCGTTACGAGGCGGCGTTCCTCGCTGTCATCGGGTTCGTCTACACGTTCGAGCAGTGGGAGAATCTGTTCGTCCGCCCGCTGATGTGCATCCCGGCTGAAGATGCGCCGGTGGGCTTTCACGAAGGCCTCATGGAAAAATGGGATGAGGAACGAGAGGCCCGACTCCGGGCGACCGGCAGCGGTGTTGAGCGACGGACAGTTGCCGTGGAGTGGGTCGGCGAAGGGGTCGCGAGCGTGGAGAATCGACGGGTTGCGGAACGGGCGCCAGGTGAGCATGACCAGCGGGAGCCCGCGGAGGTCACGCAAAGCGTTTTAGAGGAGACACGGCGGAGACTAAGCCAACTGGAGGAGGCCGCCTGCGACAAGGACCGGTAAGAAATCGTCGACAGCTTTGCGGGACCGGACGGGGAGTCACCCCCGGTCGAGAAGGCGACGGCGGGGTTGCGGAAATTGTTAGCTGCTTTGTCGGAAAGAACTGCGGCGGCGTCAGGCCCGGCGTCGACTGCCGAGAAATAAGCGGGCGGCTTATCTCGGGGTGTGCAGGGGGACGGCATCCGTCGTTCTCGCGGTCCCCGCACATCGTCCCGAACGGGGCGACGCGATCCGCGGCGCAACCGAAACCGCCGACCGCTACCTGAGGCCCTCGATTTCTCCGTCGTCGTACTCAACGCCCTGTCGACCGCCGCCGCGAAGACCGCGGCGTTCGAGGACTCTGTGGCGGTCCCGGGCGGCGTCGTACCGCACCGGTGCGGGTTGTCCTGCCGCGGCGAACTCCGCGGCCGGTATCCGCACTGGAATCTTGGCCGGCCCGCCGGCGACGGGCGGATCGTCCGCCTGCTGACGTCCCGCGAAAATCATGCGCCGGTTGAAGAGCATTTCGGGCAGGCGAACGGACCTTTCACAGGTTTGGCGTCGACCTGAACGACAGCCAACGGGCCCGTGCGCCCCGCCTCCCCGACCTGGGCGGCGGGGCGTTTTCGTTCAACCGACCGACATCGTTCGGGCCACGGGTGAAACACCCGCTCCTCAGAAAGATGCGTCGCCGGAGGCGGGACTCCGAACCGTTCGAGAAATAAGCGGCCGCCTTATCTCGGGGTGTGCAGGGGTGAGCACCTCCTTTTATTCTCGCGGCCCTCGCTCCCATGCCCCTGCCCGAAAACCTCGTCCCCCTCACCAAGCTCGCGAAGAGTTTAGGCGTCCACCTGGCGACTTGCCACCGGTGGCGCCAGCGCGGCGTGAAGGGGGTGCGGTTGGACTGCGTGCGGGTCGGCGGGCGGTGGTTCGTTACCGAGGACGCGGCGGCCGCGTTCCTCGCCGCCCTCAACGGCGGCGCGGACGTGACCCCCGTCGGCGGCGACGGCGGCCGTGAGGACGCGTTGGAGGCGGTGCTCACCTCCCGCGGCGTGTGAACGCCGCGTTCCGCAACCTCCTCTAGATGAAACACCCCGCCGCCCGCCTCGGCCTTGCACGGCCGGGGGTGGGCGAACGGCGGGGACGCACGACACCGTGGGCATAACCCAACAAAACGTCCCTGGGCAGGGCCCGGGCGGCGACGACCCGCTCTTGCCGCACCACCGCAAGGAGCTGGAAGAAGGCGCCGGTCTGACCGCCGGCACGATTAGAGAAGCGCGCATCCGCTCGGCGGGGCCGGTCGAAGCCACCGAGCGGCTCGGTTGGGCGAACCCGAACCCGAAGCTGGGGAACGCCATGCTGCTGCCGCTAGACGACACACCGGACGGTCCGGTGCAGGCGAAGTTCGATAGGCCCCTGACGGGCGAGAACGGCAAACCTCGCAAGTACGAGACCACCCGCGGCCACGCCGCCGACGCTTATATCCCGCCCGACGCCCGAGACGGGGTGCTGACGACGAAGGCCCCGGTCGTCATCACCGAGGGGATCAAAAAGGCGCTGAAGGCAGTCCAGGAGGGAATTCCGACAATCGCCCTGCTGGGCCTCTGGATGTTCAAAGTGAAGGGCGAAGAGCGCCTCGTTCCGGGCCTTGAACAGGTCGACTGGGACGGCCGGGAAGTCACGATCGTCTTCGACAGCGACGGGCGCACCAACCGCTCCGTTCGGCAGGCCGCCGTCTCGCTGGCGGAACTGCTGAAGGCTGCCGGGGCGGAGGTGAAAGTGCTGTTCCTGCCGCCGGGCCCGAACGGCAAGAAGGTCGGGATAGACGACTTCCTGCTGGCCCACCCGGTCGAGGAACTGGAGGCGCTGATCGCCGACGCCGGCCCGCCGGAGTCGATCGAGGACGCCGGCCGCCGGAAGGCCGGACTCGTCGACCCGGAGGAACTGGGCAGCGTGATCCTCGTAAGCCGCGCGGTCGACGGAGTGCCCGGTGTCTGGGTGCGCGACGGGGAGATCTATCAGTGGGATAAGAACCGGTTCGTCGACGTCTCGGACGACGAGTTCAAGCTGCGGTCCGTCACGACCCTGAAGCCGCACTTCGTCGAGGTCCGTCCCAAGGTCGTGTCCGGGGCGGTGATGCACGCGAAGGCCGACGCACTGATGCCCAGAGGCGTGGGCGAGGGGGACTGGATCGTCGGCGGTCCGCCGGACGGGTGGGCCGACCCGGCCGAAGTCTTCCCCGCCGCCAATGGGCTGCTGCACCTGCCGTTCTTCGCGACACGAGCACCGTGCCTAATCGATCACACGCCCCGCCGGTTCACCCGCTGGGTCAGTCCCGTGCCGTACGACCCGACGGCCCCGCGGCCGGAGACCTGGCTGCGGTTCCTGCACGACCAACTGTTCCCCGGCCGACCCGAACCGGTCCGGCTGCTCCGGCAGTTCGCTGGCGGTCTACTGATGCAGCAAGCGGTGTTTCAAAAGATGCTGATGATGATCGGCCCGGGGCGGAGCGGGAAGGGGACGATCATGTGGGTGTTTGAGTCGCTGCTGGGGCCGGAGATGCGTTCCGCGGTGCCGCTGAAAAAGCTCGGCGGCCAGTTCGACGGGGCCGACCTCCTGGATAAACGGCTGCTGTCGATCGGCGACCTCCGCCTGCCGACGGACCGGCGGTCCCGGGAAGCGCCGATCGAGATGCTGCTGTCGCTCTCCGGCGGGGACCCGATCACGTTCGACCGGAAATATAAAGAGCCGGTCACCGCCCGCCCGCCGGTGCGGATCGTGATCGCGAGCAACGAGTTGCCGGTCCTTCCGGACCCCAGCGGCGTGATCGCCAGCCGGTTCGTCGGCGTCAAGTTCACGGATTCCTTCGATGGCGTGGAGGACCCGCGCCTGAAGGACAAGCTGCGGCCGGAACTCCCGGCCATT
Coding sequences within:
- a CDS encoding tyrosine-type recombinase/integrase; translation: MPRRPSKPPSYRLHKPSGQARVILAGKHHYLGAFGAPESKEAYARLIAERFLAPGPAADCSNAPDTPDSGVATGAASGVSGGVSQSPVPRRRSVNDLMVAYLDHAEGYYARDGEPTQELTDVKASLKPLRLLYGRTPADEFGPKKLKAVRDHMVAVQGLSRKVTNARVNRIRRFFKWCASEELVPSSVFHGLQSVDGLRMGRTAARETAPVKPVPDADVEATLPFLSPPVAAMVKVQRLTGMRPGEVVQMKPGDVDRNGEVWVYRPECHKNEWRGQERTVPLGPKAQAVFAPFLDGRPDDKPLFSPKEAEQWRYAESPPYAGRERATERYPSETRRLAAAKAARRKQKRKPERKARDHYDRDSYRRAVTYGIEKAARAGVAIDSWSPARLRHAKATEVRAAAGLEAAQAALGHKRADVTQIYAERNLSAAVELAKASG
- a CDS encoding phage/plasmid primase, P4 family → MPHHRKELEEGAGLTAGTIREARIRSAGPVEATERLGWANPNPKLGNAMLLPLDDTPDGPVQAKFDRPLTGENGKPRKYETTRGHAADAYIPPDARDGVLTTKAPVVITEGIKKALKAVQEGIPTIALLGLWMFKVKGEERLVPGLEQVDWDGREVTIVFDSDGRTNRSVRQAAVSLAELLKAAGAEVKVLFLPPGPNGKKVGIDDFLLAHPVEELEALIADAGPPESIEDAGRRKAGLVDPEELGSVILVSRAVDGVPGVWVRDGEIYQWDKNRFVDVSDDEFKLRSVTTLKPHFVEVRPKVVSGAVMHAKADALMPRGVGEGDWIVGGPPDGWADPAEVFPAANGLLHLPFFATRAPCLIDHTPRRFTRWVSPVPYDPTAPRPETWLRFLHDQLFPGRPEPVRLLRQFAGGLLMQQAVFQKMLMMIGPGRSGKGTIMWVFESLLGPEMRSAVPLKKLGGQFDGADLLDKRLLSIGDLRLPTDRRSREAPIEMLLSLSGGDPITFDRKYKEPVTARPPVRIVIASNELPVLPDPSGVIASRFVGVKFTDSFDGVEDPRLKDKLRPELPAILNWALAGYLDLIETGRLVEPAGSDGLRAELEALASPVKVFVKDACVLGANEAVPAAKLRELFSQ
- a CDS encoding DUF1580 domain-containing protein; translation: MPLPENLVPLTKLAKSLGVHLATCHRWRQRGVKGVRLDCVRVGGRWFVTEDAAAAFLAALNGGADVTPVGGDGGREDALEAVLTSRGV